One genomic segment of Paenibacillus xylanexedens includes these proteins:
- a CDS encoding DUF4097 family beta strand repeat-containing protein, with the protein MLKSSELAICKSMDIDQPIHDIQLNWLSGDIRVLPSVDELIHVMQYADACFSKRRLMQVNIRGDTLSIVDGRKRRGLVGINIARTALEIQLPDRVFDRILLNSTGGQLRLNRLLATRCQCKITSGRVDLSGRMEELELCAVASIVKVKHLSADKLNLQSSSAKIDISGEFRHLQITTTGRKLNMDCLKMPEKLHSVSTGAKALVSIPDNEGFRILIIKEDQER; encoded by the coding sequence ATGTTGAAAAGTAGTGAGCTTGCAATATGCAAGAGCATGGACATTGATCAACCCATTCATGATATACAGTTAAATTGGTTGTCAGGAGATATCAGAGTTCTTCCGAGTGTGGATGAACTGATTCACGTTATGCAATATGCGGATGCGTGCTTTTCCAAGCGAAGGCTGATGCAAGTTAACATACGAGGGGATACCTTAAGCATTGTGGACGGGAGAAAAAGGAGAGGCCTCGTTGGAATAAATATTGCTAGAACAGCATTGGAGATTCAGCTTCCTGATCGGGTTTTTGATCGTATTTTACTAAACTCCACAGGAGGACAACTCCGGTTGAATCGGCTTCTGGCCACTCGCTGTCAATGTAAGATCACCTCAGGTCGTGTAGATCTATCAGGGAGGATGGAGGAGCTTGAACTGTGCGCAGTGGCATCCATAGTGAAAGTAAAACACCTTAGTGCAGATAAGCTTAATCTTCAATCCAGTTCAGCCAAGATCGACATTTCGGGGGAGTTTCGTCACTTGCAAATTACCACAACAGGCAGAAAATTAAATATGGACTGTCTCAAGATGCCAGAGAAATTACATTCTGTATCCACAGGGGCAAAGGCATTGGTTTCCATTCCAGATAACGAAGGTTTCCGAATTTTAATTATAAAAGAAGATCAGGAGCGTTAA
- a CDS encoding DMT family transporter, with translation MSSSHDKDTRIIKPLKYTLLIILTTLIMGTSFPVGKIGMLYAPPFLLMGIRYILAGGLMALFLRKRPLPTGWQSWLKIILIGLFQSAGVMGCAYYSMNWITSGESAIITFTNPLLVIILSALLYRVTYRFSQWIGVILGFIGIMLTFGMQMSFSPGTWIGFGGAISFAVSTLLIKRWGNGYDTFVLTAYQMLAGGAALLLLSVWTEQPHFMVNTTSVMALLWLTLVCSIIQFSLWFYLLQNSDPAQTSSYLFLAPFFGVMSSWILLGEHVQWFALAGGLLIGVGIFLVNRRSSRMRNSVT, from the coding sequence ATGAGCTCCAGTCATGATAAAGATACCCGGATCATCAAACCATTGAAATATACACTATTGATCATTTTGACAACGTTAATCATGGGCACTTCTTTTCCAGTTGGCAAGATCGGCATGTTATATGCCCCACCTTTCCTGCTCATGGGCATACGTTATATACTGGCAGGTGGCTTGATGGCCTTGTTCCTTCGTAAACGTCCGTTGCCTACTGGATGGCAGTCTTGGTTGAAAATAATCCTCATTGGCCTGTTCCAATCCGCAGGAGTGATGGGCTGCGCCTACTACAGCATGAACTGGATTACATCCGGTGAATCCGCCATTATTACGTTTACCAATCCGCTACTGGTCATTATCCTCAGTGCTCTTTTATATAGAGTGACCTACCGTTTCAGTCAGTGGATCGGTGTTATACTCGGTTTCATCGGGATTATGTTAACTTTTGGAATGCAGATGAGCTTTAGCCCCGGAACCTGGATTGGATTTGGTGGTGCGATCTCCTTTGCCGTGTCCACATTGCTCATCAAACGCTGGGGCAATGGCTATGATACTTTTGTCTTAACAGCCTATCAGATGCTTGCTGGAGGTGCTGCGTTGCTTCTGCTGAGCGTATGGACTGAACAGCCTCACTTTATGGTCAATACCACCTCGGTTATGGCGCTGCTCTGGTTAACGCTTGTTTGCTCCATCATTCAGTTCTCACTCTGGTTTTATCTGCTTCAGAATAGTGACCCAGCCCAAACCAGTTCGTATCTGTTTCTGGCACCGTTCTTTGGTGTAATGTCGAGTTGGATTTTGCTGGGGGAGCACGTTCAGTGGTTTGCATTGGCAGGCGGTTTACTCATTGGTGTTGGCATATTCCTGGTGAACCGTCGCTCATCCAGAATGAGAAATAGCGTAACATAA
- a CDS encoding TetR/AcrR family transcriptional regulator: MARNKYPEQTLDLILTVSTQMFTEKGYEKTSIQDIIDELGMSKGAIYHHFKSKEDILSAVMEKELGRAEDMFMELIQNTHAPNARQKLISILENIIVDPGIQSNSIDQVLSTQIKNPQFVLGGIRKGVLKDARIISNIMEQGKEDGSISVEYPLECAEIFMLLVNIWINPLLFGRDQAQTLERLKFLQHMMKLLGADIVSEQLIQRITNRHASTGGYAEAE, from the coding sequence ATGGCCAGAAATAAATATCCTGAGCAGACACTGGACCTGATTCTGACTGTCTCAACTCAAATGTTTACCGAAAAGGGATATGAAAAAACCAGTATTCAAGACATTATAGATGAATTAGGTATGTCCAAAGGTGCAATATATCATCATTTCAAATCCAAGGAGGATATCCTTAGTGCTGTGATGGAGAAGGAGCTTGGGCGGGCAGAAGACATGTTTATGGAACTCATCCAGAACACGCATGCTCCGAATGCCAGGCAGAAGCTCATCAGTATTTTGGAAAATATTATCGTTGATCCTGGAATCCAGTCCAACTCAATTGATCAGGTTCTAAGCACTCAGATCAAGAATCCGCAGTTTGTTCTTGGAGGGATCAGAAAAGGTGTTCTGAAGGATGCGCGAATTATTTCCAATATTATGGAACAAGGCAAGGAAGATGGGTCCATTTCAGTCGAATATCCGCTGGAGTGTGCTGAAATCTTCATGTTGCTCGTTAATATCTGGATTAACCCTCTACTTTTTGGACGGGATCAGGCACAGACATTGGAAAGGCTTAAGTTTTTGCAACACATGATGAAGCTCTTGGGAGCAGATATCGTTAGCGAACAGCTCATTCAGCGAATTACGAATCGCCATGCCAGCACAGGAGGTTATGCGGAGGCGGAATAA
- a CDS encoding tRNA threonylcarbamoyladenosine dehydratase encodes MLHQFSRTELAIGPEGLDTLKNSTVAVLGIGGVGGIAVEALARSGVGRIILIDKDVVDITNINRQIHALTTTVGQKKADLMVERVKLINPECDAIALNMFYTEETYEELFKYELDYVLDASDTIIYKIHLIKECLKRKIPMISSMGAANKMDPTKFQVADISKTTMDPIARVVRTTLRKDGIKKGVKVVFSTEKPMKPREDVTQKIVPENAPEIRKAKQPPASNSFVPPVAGLIMVSVAIKDLLEIAENEQQ; translated from the coding sequence ATGCTCCATCAATTTTCAAGGACAGAACTTGCGATCGGACCTGAAGGTCTGGACACATTGAAGAATAGTACAGTCGCTGTGCTCGGTATTGGCGGCGTAGGTGGAATTGCTGTAGAAGCTCTTGCCCGTAGCGGCGTTGGGCGCATCATCCTGATTGATAAAGACGTAGTGGACATCACCAACATTAACCGCCAGATTCATGCTCTGACCACGACAGTAGGGCAGAAGAAAGCGGACCTGATGGTGGAACGTGTGAAACTGATCAATCCGGAATGTGATGCGATTGCCCTGAATATGTTTTACACGGAAGAAACGTATGAGGAATTGTTCAAATATGAACTGGATTATGTGCTGGATGCATCCGACACGATTATCTACAAAATCCATCTCATTAAAGAGTGCCTGAAACGTAAAATTCCGATGATTTCCAGCATGGGTGCGGCGAATAAAATGGACCCTACGAAATTCCAAGTTGCAGATATTTCGAAAACGACCATGGACCCGATTGCCCGTGTTGTGCGTACCACACTTCGTAAAGACGGCATCAAAAAAGGTGTGAAAGTGGTCTTCTCGACTGAAAAGCCGATGAAACCGCGCGAGGACGTAACACAAAAAATCGTTCCCGAGAATGCTCCGGAAATTCGTAAGGCTAAACAGCCACCTGCGAGTAACTCATTTGTGCCTCCGGTAGCTGGACTGATCATGGTCAGTGTTGCGATTAAGGATTTGTTAGAAATTGCAGAGAACGAGCAGCAGTAA
- a CDS encoding ABC transporter ATP-binding protein produces MEEQQQAGQNEPKVGKKGFKDFVKLIASTNPPKLILILALILTLIQTTAGLIVPLMTKGLIDGLTTSALNKSVILLLLGAFVIQAIASGISIYMLNYAGQRVVATLRTKLWNKVLSLRMPYFDRNRTGDTMSRITNDTSQIMTLIADYLVSFVSNIVAVVGGVALLFYLDWVMSLIILSLVPLTMLILLPVGKKMYKISKKQQDEMAGLTSVLSQVIGEIRLVKAYGTEKQEVEAGDSRIRKMFAFGLQEARILALIGPLFTFVMTAVLVVILGVGGMRVASGLLSPGELVAFILLLFQVIMPMGQFTTLYSRLQKVVGATERIQAILADEEEPHDSTKVAPKGNETIAFHDVHFSYITGEEVLHGINLTVPTQKVTAIVGPSGSGKSTLFSLMEQFYMPDSGHISYGGQAITDYSLASWRSKIGYVSQESPLMAGTIKDNITYGLGREATMNEIRRAAEMAYSADFIDKLPQGYDTEVGERGIKLSGGQRQRIAIARALLRSPDILMLDEATSSLDSTSEYEVQQALSNLMEGRTTIVIAHRLSTVVDSDQIVVLEHGHVTGTGTHTELISNHPVYRELAQKQFVAQEGNATTVQNEE; encoded by the coding sequence ATGGAAGAGCAGCAACAAGCAGGGCAGAATGAACCGAAGGTAGGAAAAAAGGGATTTAAGGATTTCGTCAAGCTTATCGCCTCCACGAACCCGCCAAAACTGATCTTGATTCTGGCCCTCATCTTAACCCTGATTCAAACTACAGCCGGACTGATCGTGCCATTGATGACCAAAGGTCTGATTGATGGATTAACCACTTCGGCATTGAACAAATCTGTTATTTTGTTATTGCTTGGGGCATTTGTGATTCAGGCGATTGCCTCGGGTATTAGCATTTATATGTTAAATTACGCCGGACAACGCGTCGTCGCAACACTTCGCACCAAGCTGTGGAACAAGGTATTGTCGCTACGAATGCCGTATTTCGACCGCAATCGTACAGGCGATACGATGAGTCGGATTACGAATGATACAAGCCAGATCATGACATTGATCGCAGACTATCTGGTTTCCTTTGTGTCCAACATCGTTGCTGTAGTGGGTGGCGTGGCGTTATTGTTCTATTTGGACTGGGTGATGTCGCTCATTATTCTGAGTCTGGTGCCACTTACGATGTTGATCCTGTTGCCTGTGGGTAAGAAGATGTACAAGATCTCGAAGAAACAGCAGGACGAGATGGCAGGTCTTACGTCCGTGCTCAGTCAGGTTATTGGCGAGATCCGTCTGGTCAAAGCCTACGGCACGGAGAAACAGGAAGTGGAAGCAGGGGATTCCCGGATTCGTAAAATGTTTGCTTTTGGCTTGCAGGAAGCACGCATTCTTGCACTGATCGGTCCTTTGTTTACATTTGTCATGACTGCCGTACTGGTCGTTATTCTGGGTGTGGGGGGAATGCGCGTAGCGTCTGGACTGTTGTCGCCTGGTGAACTGGTTGCGTTCATTTTGCTGTTGTTCCAGGTCATTATGCCAATGGGACAATTCACGACGTTATACTCCCGTTTGCAAAAAGTCGTAGGTGCAACGGAGCGCATACAAGCGATCCTTGCCGATGAGGAAGAGCCACATGACAGCACTAAGGTAGCTCCAAAAGGAAATGAGACGATCGCATTCCATGATGTGCACTTTTCCTATATCACAGGTGAGGAAGTGCTGCACGGGATTAATCTGACGGTACCTACACAAAAAGTGACAGCCATTGTCGGTCCCAGCGGTAGCGGAAAATCAACGCTGTTCTCCTTGATGGAGCAGTTTTATATGCCCGATTCAGGCCACATTTCATATGGGGGACAAGCCATAACAGATTATTCTTTGGCCTCCTGGCGTAGCAAGATCGGGTATGTATCTCAGGAAAGTCCGCTTATGGCGGGTACAATCAAAGACAACATCACGTACGGATTAGGTCGTGAGGCCACGATGAATGAGATCCGGCGAGCTGCTGAGATGGCCTATTCTGCCGACTTTATCGACAAGCTGCCACAGGGTTATGACACGGAAGTGGGCGAGAGGGGAATCAAGTTATCCGGGGGCCAACGTCAGCGGATTGCTATTGCTCGTGCCTTACTGCGCAGTCCGGATATTCTTATGTTGGATGAAGCGACATCCAGTCTGGACAGCACCTCGGAGTATGAAGTACAGCAAGCATTGTCCAATCTGATGGAAGGAAGAACTACGATCGTGATCGCGCACCGATTGTCCACAGTGGTGGATTCCGATCAGATTGTTGTATTGGAGCATGGGCATGTTACCGGAACAGGAACTCATACGGAATTAATTAGCAATCATCCGGTATACCGTGAATTAGCGCAGAAACAGTTTGTGGCACAGGAAGGCAATGCAACTACAGTACAAAACGAAGAGTAA
- the aspS gene encoding aspartate--tRNA ligase translates to MKRSHHCGALTPAHIGETVTLNGWVQTRRDLGGVLFIDLRDRSGIVQVVFNPAYSGEALQIADRVRSEYVIAVTGKVVKRDAETVNKNLPTGEIEVQITEIEVLNAAKTPPFFIEDGVEVDESLRLKYRYLDLRRPEMFETLKLRSKASKVFRDYLDGEEFVEVETPILTKSSPEGARDYLVPSRVHEGEFFALPQSPQIYKQLLMVGGVERYYQIARCFRDEDLRADRQPEFTQVDIETSFLQQDDLLPMMEELMAKLLRETKGIELELPFQRITYADAMGKYGSDKPDLRFGMELVEMNDIVANSGVKVFASVIEKGGEVKVLNAKGCGTWSRKEIDDLGPFAARYGAKGLAWIQVKDGEFKGPIVKFFTPEEIEAVKERTGAEDGDLLLFSADTKKVVADVLGALRLKIGRQLGLIDDSKFKFAWVVDFPLLGYDEDAKRYVAEHHPFTRPKDEDVHLFDTDPGAIRAQAYDLVLNGYEVGGGSMRIYKRDVQEKMFAALGLSTEVANEKFGYLLEAFEYGTPPHGGIAFGLDRLVMLLAGRTNLRETIAFPKTASATDLLMNAPSEVDDSQLEQLHIRVARKPVAEKK, encoded by the coding sequence ATGAAAAGAAGTCATCATTGCGGCGCATTAACACCCGCACACATCGGTGAAACAGTAACATTGAACGGTTGGGTTCAGACCCGTCGTGACTTGGGGGGCGTACTCTTCATCGACCTGCGTGATCGCAGCGGGATTGTACAAGTTGTCTTTAACCCGGCTTACTCCGGTGAAGCTCTGCAAATCGCAGATCGCGTACGTAGCGAGTATGTTATCGCTGTAACGGGTAAAGTCGTTAAACGTGATGCTGAAACAGTTAACAAAAACCTGCCTACTGGCGAAATTGAAGTTCAAATCACAGAAATCGAAGTGCTCAATGCAGCCAAAACACCTCCATTCTTCATTGAAGATGGTGTCGAAGTTGATGAATCCCTTCGTTTGAAATATCGTTACCTGGACCTGCGTCGTCCGGAAATGTTCGAAACACTGAAACTGCGTTCCAAAGCATCCAAAGTGTTCCGGGACTACCTGGATGGAGAAGAGTTCGTTGAAGTGGAAACACCGATCCTGACTAAGAGCTCCCCGGAAGGTGCGCGTGATTATCTCGTACCGAGCCGTGTGCATGAAGGTGAATTCTTCGCCTTGCCACAATCCCCACAAATCTACAAACAGTTGCTGATGGTGGGTGGCGTTGAGCGTTATTATCAGATCGCTCGCTGTTTCCGGGATGAGGATCTGCGTGCAGACCGTCAACCAGAATTCACTCAAGTCGACATCGAGACTTCTTTCTTGCAACAGGATGATCTGCTGCCAATGATGGAAGAACTGATGGCCAAATTGCTGCGTGAAACCAAAGGTATTGAGCTGGAACTACCTTTCCAACGGATTACGTATGCAGATGCAATGGGTAAATACGGTTCAGACAAACCAGATCTGCGCTTTGGTATGGAACTGGTTGAAATGAACGATATCGTAGCGAACAGCGGTGTGAAAGTATTTGCTTCTGTCATCGAAAAAGGTGGAGAAGTGAAAGTGCTGAACGCTAAAGGCTGTGGCACATGGAGTCGTAAAGAGATCGATGATCTCGGACCATTTGCTGCACGTTACGGTGCGAAAGGTCTGGCTTGGATTCAAGTAAAAGACGGCGAGTTCAAAGGGCCAATCGTGAAGTTCTTCACGCCTGAAGAAATCGAAGCTGTCAAAGAACGTACAGGTGCTGAAGATGGCGACTTGCTGCTCTTCTCCGCGGACACGAAAAAAGTGGTTGCTGACGTTCTGGGCGCTTTGCGTCTGAAAATCGGCCGTCAACTCGGTCTGATCGATGACAGCAAATTCAAATTTGCTTGGGTTGTGGACTTCCCACTCCTCGGATACGATGAAGATGCGAAACGTTATGTGGCAGAACACCATCCGTTCACACGTCCAAAAGACGAAGATGTACATCTGTTCGACACTGATCCGGGTGCAATCCGTGCTCAAGCCTATGACCTTGTTCTCAATGGTTATGAAGTAGGTGGCGGTTCGATGCGTATCTATAAACGTGATGTTCAGGAGAAAATGTTTGCTGCCCTTGGACTTTCTACAGAAGTAGCGAATGAGAAATTCGGCTATCTGTTGGAAGCATTCGAATATGGAACTCCACCGCATGGTGGTATTGCCTTTGGTCTGGACCGTTTGGTGATGTTGCTGGCGGGCCGCACGAATCTGCGTGAAACGATTGCCTTCCCGAAAACGGCAAGTGCAACGGATCTGCTCATGAATGCACCTTCCGAAGTAGATGACTCACAATTGGAACAACTTCACATCCGCGTAGCCCGTAAACCGGTAGCGGAAAAGAAATAA
- a CDS encoding HelD family protein — MSDSFQSAYQEEEYRLERTMEEVDSQLERLQNIPVYTGHDFTEQVLEAGREERRTALSKSAQQPYFGRLDFEEQGSGARKPLYIGKIGVDREEVGEHPLVIDWRAPVASLFYSFTGGEASATYEAPEGLIEGLVYLKRNVVIRQRILERVADTYNRDSDQPAVSDEFLVYRLGENKDNKLRDIVSTIQAEQDLIIRAARNTALIIQGVAGSGKTTVALHRLAFLLYQYKEQVSAEKMVIFAPNHMFLDYISDVLPELGVGDIQQRTFPDWAMNLLGLEMPLANTSDTLNTWFEKPDARPELNDDVPGRYKGSIRFMELIREWLSGMEADSVPDMDFSPWDGKVLSKTEIENWFGEEYKHYPLAKRKERVMARVHRWIEMELKKPMPEAVRKERKKKASTREKAYAKKWPQYEPLTIYKQLFKAAKGGSVPASLSGLIPKLVMKQTAADLKQDIVREEDLPALVYIHTLVHDIEGSERFDHIVIDEAQDFSPFHVALLDQFVKGHSFTILGDLSQGIHEYRGVHAWEEMSSLFPEEQNAYFALTRSYRSTMEIIDYANTILERGVKSGITAIPVFRSGDPVRTLAYGGEGRTASLEQALKVLTVKDYRTVSILTRTLHEAEELHRELQDAGWDLNLIDGGKKQYTGGHSVLPVYLSKGLEFDAVIVADVDQKHYLPNAGDAKLLYVGCTRALHELWLFHDGVLPIYAAATHNPDGESVTIQGWPELG; from the coding sequence ATGTCAGACAGCTTTCAAAGTGCCTATCAAGAAGAAGAGTACAGGTTAGAGCGAACGATGGAGGAAGTGGATAGTCAGCTGGAACGACTGCAGAACATTCCGGTATACACCGGCCACGACTTCACAGAACAAGTGCTGGAAGCTGGACGCGAAGAGCGCCGCACCGCCTTGTCCAAGAGCGCGCAGCAACCCTATTTCGGACGCTTGGATTTCGAAGAACAGGGCAGTGGTGCACGGAAACCGCTGTATATTGGCAAAATTGGCGTAGACCGCGAAGAGGTGGGAGAGCATCCGCTCGTCATCGACTGGCGTGCTCCTGTCGCAAGCCTGTTTTACTCATTTACGGGAGGGGAAGCCTCCGCTACGTATGAAGCCCCGGAAGGGCTTATTGAAGGTCTCGTATATCTGAAACGAAACGTTGTCATTCGGCAGCGGATATTGGAACGTGTGGCGGATACATATAACCGTGACAGCGACCAGCCAGCGGTATCTGATGAATTCCTCGTTTATCGTCTGGGAGAGAACAAGGATAACAAACTGCGTGATATCGTATCTACGATTCAAGCGGAGCAGGATCTGATTATTCGTGCGGCGAGAAACACTGCATTGATCATTCAGGGTGTAGCTGGATCCGGGAAAACGACGGTTGCCCTGCATCGGCTTGCCTTTTTGCTATATCAGTACAAGGAGCAAGTATCTGCGGAGAAAATGGTTATTTTTGCACCCAACCATATGTTCCTGGATTACATCTCGGATGTGCTTCCGGAACTTGGAGTAGGGGACATTCAACAGCGGACATTCCCGGATTGGGCGATGAACCTGCTGGGGCTGGAGATGCCTTTGGCGAATACGTCGGATACTTTGAACACCTGGTTCGAAAAACCTGATGCACGACCTGAATTGAATGATGATGTACCTGGACGTTACAAAGGATCTATCCGCTTCATGGAGCTTATTCGAGAGTGGCTCTCGGGCATGGAAGCGGATTCCGTACCGGATATGGACTTCAGTCCATGGGATGGTAAGGTGCTCAGCAAGACGGAGATCGAGAACTGGTTCGGTGAGGAATACAAACATTATCCGTTGGCCAAACGCAAAGAACGGGTCATGGCGCGGGTTCACCGCTGGATTGAGATGGAACTTAAGAAACCGATGCCAGAAGCTGTGCGCAAAGAACGCAAGAAAAAAGCGTCTACTCGTGAGAAAGCTTATGCCAAAAAATGGCCTCAATACGAGCCGCTTACGATATACAAACAGCTGTTCAAAGCTGCAAAGGGCGGCTCTGTGCCAGCCTCGCTCAGCGGGCTTATTCCAAAACTGGTCATGAAACAAACCGCAGCAGATCTGAAACAGGATATCGTCCGTGAAGAGGATTTACCTGCATTAGTATACATTCATACACTGGTCCATGATATCGAGGGTTCGGAGCGATTCGACCATATTGTGATCGATGAAGCGCAGGACTTTTCCCCTTTTCATGTGGCGTTATTGGATCAGTTTGTCAAAGGGCATTCCTTCACCATACTGGGTGACTTGTCCCAAGGCATTCATGAGTACCGTGGTGTTCATGCGTGGGAAGAGATGAGTTCTCTGTTTCCTGAGGAACAGAATGCATACTTTGCATTGACCCGAAGTTATCGTTCGACGATGGAAATTATCGATTATGCCAATACGATTCTGGAACGTGGCGTCAAGAGCGGAATTACGGCGATTCCTGTTTTCCGTAGTGGTGATCCGGTTCGGACGCTGGCTTATGGAGGCGAAGGGCGGACGGCGAGTCTGGAGCAGGCTTTAAAGGTGTTAACGGTCAAAGACTACCGAACAGTCTCCATCCTGACCCGTACACTGCATGAAGCAGAGGAACTTCATCGTGAACTTCAGGACGCAGGCTGGGATCTAAACCTGATTGATGGTGGCAAAAAGCAGTACACAGGTGGGCACTCCGTTTTACCGGTCTATCTGTCTAAAGGGTTGGAGTTTGATGCCGTTATTGTGGCAGACGTAGACCAGAAGCATTATTTGCCAAATGCGGGTGATGCAAAGCTGTTGTACGTTGGTTGTACACGTGCCTTGCACGAGTTGTGGTTGTTCCATGACGGTGTACTGCCGATCTATGCGGCTGCAACACATAATCCCGATGGCGAGTCCGTAACCATTCAGGGTTGGCCAGAGCTTGGCTAG
- a CDS encoding NCS2 family permease, whose protein sequence is MKHGWMTRRLGMEPGDQWKKEVVAGAISYFAVVYIVMVNATILSDAGMPLQAAMVGTLLTSIAGCLLMAFGGKSPIIVVPGMGINAFFTYTLVHSMKLSWQEALAVVTVTGILFAIVAFTSLYKMISEAIPKNLQHGITVGIGLFLTFIGLQKSGIVIAHQTTFVAIGHFNDPNVITACVTLVLALILFIRNVQGGLLISILVGTGLAYVLGAVNPGESVSAMDALRQYGGLFGELSLMKLADVAFWIAVFLLLLIVVFENIGLITAQTQMIGRPERFKGSLRALSISTVLAGIFGSSPPVAAAETTAGIAAGGRTGLTPLVTAVLFGATFFFIPLLGYIPDSAIAPILIIIGGLMVQGVKDMDFGDFTEAFPAFLIMVMIPFTYSIVDGMAFGFIAYPLAKLAAGQGKQVPVVMYGISILFLANFVLHGVL, encoded by the coding sequence ATGAAACACGGATGGATGACCAGACGTCTTGGCATGGAGCCAGGAGACCAGTGGAAGAAGGAAGTTGTGGCGGGAGCCATTTCCTATTTTGCCGTGGTCTATATCGTTATGGTCAATGCTACAATTCTTTCCGATGCCGGGATGCCTTTGCAGGCAGCTATGGTTGGAACACTGCTGACGTCCATTGCAGGATGTTTGCTCATGGCATTTGGCGGAAAATCACCGATTATCGTGGTACCCGGAATGGGGATTAATGCATTTTTCACGTATACACTTGTACATTCCATGAAATTAAGCTGGCAAGAAGCGCTGGCTGTTGTAACCGTTACAGGTATACTGTTTGCCATTGTTGCGTTTACGTCACTATACAAAATGATCAGCGAAGCAATCCCGAAAAATCTGCAGCATGGCATTACGGTCGGGATTGGTTTGTTTCTGACATTTATCGGTTTGCAAAAAAGTGGAATCGTTATCGCACATCAGACCACGTTTGTTGCGATTGGGCATTTCAATGATCCCAATGTCATTACAGCCTGCGTTACGCTGGTGCTTGCCTTGATTTTATTTATACGTAACGTACAGGGTGGACTTCTGATCAGTATTCTGGTCGGGACAGGCCTTGCCTATGTACTTGGTGCAGTGAACCCGGGTGAGTCCGTATCAGCTATGGATGCGCTGCGTCAATACGGCGGCTTGTTTGGCGAATTATCTTTGATGAAACTGGCTGATGTCGCATTCTGGATCGCGGTATTTTTGCTACTGCTGATTGTGGTGTTCGAAAATATCGGATTAATTACGGCTCAGACACAGATGATTGGTCGTCCAGAGCGGTTCAAAGGAAGTTTGCGCGCACTATCCATTAGTACCGTGTTGGCAGGCATATTCGGAAGCAGTCCTCCAGTTGCTGCAGCAGAGACTACAGCCGGAATTGCGGCAGGCGGTCGCACAGGTTTAACTCCGCTCGTTACAGCTGTGTTATTCGGGGCTACTTTTTTCTTCATCCCGCTACTCGGTTACATTCCGGACAGTGCGATTGCACCCATTTTGATCATTATTGGTGGGCTGATGGTGCAAGGTGTGAAGGATATGGATTTTGGTGACTTCACAGAGGCATTCCCGGCATTTCTGATCATGGTCATGATTCCATTTACATATAGCATCGTGGACGGTATGGCGTTTGGATTTATTGCCTATCCCTTAGCGAAGCTGGCAGCAGGTCAAGGTAAACAGGTGCCTGTGGTCATGTATGGCATTTCCATCCTCTTTTTAGCCAACTTTGTGTTGCATGGAGTTTTGTAA